The following nucleotide sequence is from Cyanobium sp. AMD-g.
GGCGCGGCGTTCCACCCGGAAAGGTCTCAGGAGGAACACCCGTCGTTGTCACGTTATGAACTGCGGAGAAAGTCCCACCGATGATAATGGCAACCGGCGAAGAATGCCCCCTTGACGCGGGCGTCTATGGTGGTAATCCGATCAATGTCCGTTGGTGGCTTCTCCTCCCAGAACATCTGTACGCCAATGGCCTCCCGGAGGCCAGACGCTTGCCGTCGTTCAACGGTCTCCCTTCCGTCAATGGCTGGGCCGCCGAACAACCGGACGGCGGCTCTCCTCCTTGGGGGTACTGGGCCTCACCGGGATGATCTTCTCCCCAACCGGCCTGCTGGCCTCGGTGCCCCAGGGAGTCAATCCACAGGCCCCCTGGAGTGGGGCTGTCCCGGTCAGCCCTGTTCCAGCCTCAGGCCCTGCCTCATCGGCTCCGCTTCCCCTCTCGGTGACCGAGGTTTACAACGATCTTTACGTTCTCGGACCAGGGGACGGTCTCCAACTCACTTTCACCGACCCTTCCGCCGTGGCCATCGGTGGTCCGGTCGTCATCCTTCCTGACGGGACCTCCACCCTTTCCCTGCTGGGATCGGTCCAGTTGACAGGTCTGACCATCGGTCAGGCCACCCGTTGGCTGACTTCCCTGTATGCCAAGCAGCTGGTACGGCCTGAACTCATCCTCAGCCTGACCACTCCCCGGCCCGTCAAGGTCACCATCATCGGTGAGGTTGGCCGCCCGGGTCTTTATCCCTTGCCCTCCTATTCCACCCCGGTTTCCGCCATCCAGACGGCCGGTGGGGTGACCCTGAACGCGGATATCCGCAAGGTGTTGCTCCGCCGCCTTGCCGGGCCAGACGGCAGCCAGAAGCAGACCGTCCTCGATCTGGCCCAGGTGTTCCAGGTGGGCAACCAGCGCCAGAACCCCATTCTTTTCGACGGTGACACCATCGTCATCGCCCGCACCGAAGATCTGATTCCCGAGGAAGTTCTTCAGATCGGTGCGACGAACCTGGCTCCTGCCACCATCACCGTTTCGGTGATCGGTGAAGTGAGGAGCCCTGGCACCATCAGCGTGCCCGCCAACACCCCTTTGGCTGAAGCCATTTTCCGTGCTGGTGGCGCACAGAACTGGCGAGCCAACAAGAACGACATCCAGCTCGTCAGACTCAACCGCAACGGCACCACCACCCGTGAAGTGTTCAGTTACAGAGATGGGCTCGGTGTCTCCAAGGGGCTGAATCCACCCCTGCGGGACAGGGACACGATCATCGTGAACCGCACCTTCTACGCCGAAGCCCTCGACGTCATCAATCAGGTCATCGTTCCCCTCAGTCAGGCTGCCAGCTCCTATTATTTCTTCCGAGATACATTTAACGGCAACAACAACAACAATTTCCGCTGACACTCGTCCATCAGCTCGCGCCTCCTCCGAAAGCCACTTCACCTGACAGCCATGTACCGCGAACCCACCATCAGCCCGAAAGCCATCGCCTGGGCCTTGTTGAGTCAGTCCATCTGGCTTCCCCTGCTCGCCATCGATGCCCATGACCGCTGGCAGGCCAACGTCAAGGACATGGCCATCCCCCAACCCGCCGATCCCAAGGCTCCGGATGAGGCGATCGCTTCGCTGCCTGAGGCACCCCCCAAAGCCACCGAACCGACCTCCCCGTCGCCCCTTGACGAACTCGGTGTCACAACAGGCCATGTGCTGAGTTCTGCTTCCCAGAAGATCGGCTCGCTCCTGGACGCTCCCCTGTCACGCAGTCTTGACCTGAGAGGTCCCTCCAATTCTTCACGGGCCAGGCCTGATCCCGGTCGGCGCCCCGCGGTTGCCATCAGGAGCACCAGCCCTGCCCGCACCGCCAAGGCACCCGTCGCCACGGCCAGCTTCACCATCGAGGGTCCTCCCCTCGGCACCTCCGGCCTGGGCAGCGCCAAGACCCTCCTGCAGCGCAATTTCTCCAACTCCGAACTCCTCGGCGGCGTACTCACCATCCAGGACCTGGGTGCCCCTGCCATGCCGCCGGTGGCCAGGGCCGAGCGAGCCCGCTGGGCCAGCAGCGGAGATCCCATGGCCCCCCTGCCCCAGAGCCTGAGGGAGCCGATGCGTCAGGCCATTCGCACCCTGCCGGCCCCAACCCCCACCAAGACCGCCAAACTTCAGCAGGGCCGAGTGATCTACGTGCCTTCCACCCGTGTCAGCAAGCCCACCCAGGTGCCGCTGGCCGTTCAGGCCGATGGCACCGTGGATGTGCTCAGCCAGCCCGATGATCCCGCGGTGATCGAGGACATCAAGGAATGGTCGAGCCGCCAGCCGGCCCAGGCCCCAGGTACGGTCACCCCCACGGTGGTGAACCTGCAGCCGATCCCTCCTGACGTCCGGTCCACCCCCGCCCCTGCCAAGGTTTCCCCGGTGGCCAGCGCCCCGATCGCCCCCCCACCGGTCCCCTCCGCTGCCAGCGTGGCTCCAGTTGCTGAAGCTCCCGCCGCAGCCCCAACGCCGGCAGGGACCGGCGGTTCCATGGTGGCTCCGCAGTGAGGCGTCCGGGTCTCCACCACC
It contains:
- a CDS encoding polysaccharide biosynthesis/export family protein yields the protein MTEVYNDLYVLGPGDGLQLTFTDPSAVAIGGPVVILPDGTSTLSLLGSVQLTGLTIGQATRWLTSLYAKQLVRPELILSLTTPRPVKVTIIGEVGRPGLYPLPSYSTPVSAIQTAGGVTLNADIRKVLLRRLAGPDGSQKQTVLDLAQVFQVGNQRQNPILFDGDTIVIARTEDLIPEEVLQIGATNLAPATITVSVIGEVRSPGTISVPANTPLAEAIFRAGGAQNWRANKNDIQLVRLNRNGTTTREVFSYRDGLGVSKGLNPPLRDRDTIIVNRTFYAEALDVINQVIVPLSQAASSYYFFRDTFNGNNNNNFR